Proteins from a genomic interval of Thermoplasmata archaeon:
- a CDS encoding carboxypeptidase regulatory-like domain-containing protein: MMSQYSGKLVTLLLAGALVLTAVAAAPMHRGGRQTGEARLYGIVRDGHTHLPLEDVKVALSNASYSPAPVFTAADGSYELTVPDPDGTYTVHFSLKGYTARDETVTLIPEREFQLDVNLTPETSHVKGVVRSHGDAVPGADVLLISEEQLSTRTNATGHFQFALLGYGRTFTLRVTADGMYGYKESFRLALGEEKLMDLELAPVPGATSVVWGYVLNREGEPVEGARVTFTERSTGKWIGTVSGKGGYYTLTLSAGFYDIKVEAVGFLSFSGAMDVVEAKRERKDVTISAAPAAGTRVGGTVKDKKTSAPVAGAEVTLIDADGTRNSVTTDASGSYSILTYPGNFTLEASALNYFLYRQKLEVGQSDVTVGIELSPIPERVYSVWGYVLDAAGLPVQSARVILFDLDPEHTGYLMEDTTPVGGYYRIPVYPGSFLLIGQAAGYCSSVSELRVTGSKRVDITLSALSPPDLTEELEFRDWSNLTITASLLMTASEGTTRWDIDRNFGDGDGTVSDEEAGAYLETLRARGPPHRDTREYLTVDGVRYTYVEGSLTVSSPDAAGNATNTSRITVVHRYNLTANATVPEAVHRILKINATYDSDTMSSRTIIKLPVGYEMRRIIEAGPAVEVRGTYEVVVDPMAQLPGAALPYEWVALNISKNEPPVADTDGNKTVRPGAVVYFDASTSSDDFGIENFTWEFGDGEKGYGASVNHTYNTTNDTKLVIYNVTLTVTDTGGLTNTTYLTVTIDGEAPTARIQCLPENATVVEDSEPLELNASASIDNVEIVRYHWDFGDYRSGEGVLINHTYTQPGTYNITLNVTDKAGNFNVTILRVTVLDNTTPTARFIMNVTTSPARLPVEFNASTADDNVAIIWYVWDFGDNSSKVEGNESVAMVVNHTYEKEGIYTVTLNVSDGKFWNETTQTITITPPLIFAELHPVAKPEFSNSNPAEGDTVRISVKVTNTGERAAENFTVRFQAGTKKIGDKKVRLLSVGETKTVEVEWKPRKGTHNVTVFIDVGSAIPELNETNNTAWVKISVRESLINWYLLAGAVVLVVVIVGGYFYMRRREEAKYREEEEEEEEEEELEEDEKEEAECPKCFAEVKPTDRKCPSCGANLRR, from the coding sequence ATGATGAGTCAATACAGCGGCAAACTGGTCACTCTTCTGCTGGCAGGGGCGCTGGTGCTGACAGCGGTTGCGGCGGCACCGATGCACCGCGGCGGGAGACAAACTGGCGAGGCGAGACTGTATGGAATCGTTCGCGATGGGCACACCCACCTTCCCCTAGAGGATGTCAAGGTTGCTCTTTCCAATGCCTCGTACAGCCCCGCTCCGGTCTTCACGGCCGCTGACGGAAGCTACGAGTTGACAGTGCCCGACCCTGATGGCACATATACGGTCCACTTCTCTTTAAAGGGCTACACGGCCCGTGACGAGACCGTGACACTGATACCTGAAAGGGAATTCCAGCTCGATGTCAATCTCACGCCCGAGACATCCCATGTAAAAGGGGTTGTCCGCTCGCATGGAGATGCCGTTCCAGGTGCGGATGTTCTGCTTATTAGCGAGGAGCAGCTCTCCACCAGAACGAATGCCACGGGCCACTTCCAGTTCGCCCTGCTAGGTTATGGGCGGACCTTCACGCTGCGGGTGACGGCCGACGGTATGTACGGCTACAAGGAGAGCTTCAGACTTGCACTGGGTGAGGAGAAGCTTATGGATTTGGAGCTGGCCCCAGTCCCCGGGGCGACGAGCGTAGTGTGGGGATACGTACTAAACAGGGAGGGGGAGCCGGTAGAGGGCGCTAGGGTCACCTTCACAGAAAGGAGCACCGGGAAATGGATTGGAACCGTATCAGGAAAGGGGGGCTACTACACACTTACGCTCTCCGCCGGATTCTACGATATAAAGGTCGAGGCCGTGGGCTTCCTGAGCTTCTCCGGAGCAATGGATGTGGTTGAGGCCAAGCGGGAGAGAAAGGATGTAACCATCAGTGCCGCCCCCGCGGCCGGGACAAGGGTCGGAGGCACAGTAAAGGACAAAAAGACCTCCGCTCCTGTGGCGGGTGCAGAGGTCACACTTATAGACGCGGATGGTACGCGCAATTCCGTCACCACGGACGCGTCCGGGAGCTACTCCATTCTGACTTACCCGGGCAACTTTACCCTTGAGGCATCTGCTCTGAACTATTTCCTATACCGCCAGAAGCTGGAGGTGGGGCAGTCTGATGTAACGGTGGGAATCGAGCTTTCTCCAATTCCGGAGAGGGTATATTCCGTTTGGGGCTATGTGTTGGACGCAGCGGGCCTTCCGGTGCAGTCGGCAAGGGTGATTCTCTTCGACCTAGATCCAGAGCACACGGGATACCTCATGGAGGACACCACCCCGGTGGGCGGATACTATAGAATTCCTGTCTATCCCGGAAGCTTCCTGCTAATCGGGCAGGCCGCGGGGTACTGCTCGAGCGTCTCGGAACTCAGAGTCACGGGCTCTAAGAGGGTCGACATCACCCTCAGCGCCCTCTCCCCGCCTGACCTGACCGAGGAGCTGGAATTCAGGGACTGGAGCAATCTGACCATAACCGCTTCCCTCCTCATGACGGCCTCTGAGGGCACCACCCGGTGGGACATAGACCGCAACTTCGGCGACGGCGATGGAACTGTCAGCGATGAGGAGGCGGGAGCCTATCTCGAGACCCTCAGAGCCCGCGGTCCGCCCCATCGCGACACGAGGGAGTATCTGACCGTTGACGGTGTGAGGTACACCTACGTCGAGGGCTCGCTGACCGTCAGCTCGCCCGACGCTGCCGGTAACGCCACAAACACCAGCCGCATAACCGTAGTACACAGGTACAACCTCACAGCCAACGCCACCGTTCCCGAGGCGGTCCATCGTATTCTCAAAATCAACGCCACATATGACAGCGATACGATGAGCAGCAGAACCATTATTAAACTACCGGTAGGGTATGAAATGAGAAGAATTATTGAGGCGGGACCGGCAGTGGAAGTCAGGGGGACTTACGAAGTAGTCGTTGACCCGATGGCCCAGCTCCCGGGAGCCGCGCTGCCTTATGAATGGGTGGCCCTTAACATAAGCAAGAACGAACCCCCGGTCGCCGACACGGACGGCAACAAGACGGTAAGACCGGGCGCGGTCGTCTACTTCGATGCCTCGACCTCTTCGGACGACTTTGGCATCGAGAACTTCACGTGGGAGTTCGGGGATGGGGAGAAGGGTTACGGGGCCTCGGTCAACCACACCTATAACACAACAAACGACACAAAGCTCGTGATCTATAATGTAACGCTAACGGTAACCGACACAGGTGGTTTGACCAACACCACGTATCTGACCGTCACGATAGACGGTGAAGCCCCCACAGCCAGAATTCAATGCCTCCCTGAGAACGCCACTGTTGTTGAAGACTCTGAGCCGCTGGAGCTCAACGCCTCCGCGTCCATAGACAACGTAGAGATCGTAAGATACCACTGGGACTTTGGCGACTACCGGAGCGGCGAGGGCGTGCTCATAAACCACACCTACACCCAGCCTGGTACCTACAATATCACGCTGAATGTTACCGACAAGGCGGGCAACTTCAATGTCACCATTCTGCGGGTAACAGTACTGGACAACACAACCCCAACCGCCCGGTTCATAATGAATGTGACCACTTCTCCCGCGAGGCTCCCCGTGGAGTTCAACGCCTCGACGGCAGACGACAATGTGGCGATTATTTGGTACGTATGGGACTTCGGCGACAATAGCTCCAAAGTCGAGGGAAACGAGAGCGTTGCGATGGTGGTGAACCACACCTATGAAAAAGAGGGAATATATACGGTGACCTTGAACGTGTCTGACGGAAAGTTCTGGAATGAGACGACCCAGACCATCACCATTACCCCGCCCCTCATTTTTGCCGAGCTCCATCCCGTGGCGAAGCCAGAGTTCTCAAACAGCAACCCCGCCGAGGGAGATACCGTCAGAATCAGTGTGAAGGTAACCAACACAGGCGAGAGGGCCGCTGAGAACTTCACCGTCCGATTCCAGGCTGGAACAAAGAAAATCGGGGATAAAAAGGTGAGACTTCTATCGGTGGGTGAGACGAAGACGGTGGAGGTCGAGTGGAAGCCTAGGAAGGGCACCCACAACGTCACCGTTTTCATCGACGTAGGCTCCGCCATCCCGGAACTCAACGAGACTAACAACACCGCTTGGGTAAAAATCAGTGTCAGGGAGAGCCTGATCAACTGGTATCTGCTGGCGGGTGCTGTGGTCCTTGTGGTCGTAATCGTCGGCGGCTACTTCTATATGCGGCGTAGAGAAGAGGCGAAGTATCGCGAGGAAGAAGAGGAGGAGGAAGAGGAGGAAGAGTTAGAGGAAGATGAGAAAGAAGAGGCGGAGTGCCCGAAATGCTTTGCCGAGGTCAAGCCCACGGACAGAAAGTGCCCCTCCTGTGGCGCCAATCTTAGGCGCTGA
- a CDS encoding lactate racemase domain-containing protein, protein MYGAPPLEYAGRELRDYLPESILREERLIPLIPPPGLPEIKDVAGAFLKAATSSSTPDRCPSLKEILEKFYKGGAVAIIVDDHTRTNHHTRLLLPHLLNFLLSYGVGRESIRLVVATGTHRAPLEKEMPGILGSAWPEYRDNVVIHNDKKGLARVGTLDDGSVVEVNNTVFSSEVCIPLNDLEYHYFAGIAGGPKQICPGVCGAEIIRIEHLKMFGELGFAPGVESGSADGNPVFEYKKKVVGMFLDEMRKKGRWVYALTAVMDPEARLVWLEGGDLIETHRRAFDALGKVYIARVREPADVVIISARQTGINLYQSGKAYNAAKKAVKKGGHILLLSECRDGFGNEEFKGLMAVSAPIFHELEARLGSTGEEEAERLKNEYIDRAMRETQRVVMSDFKIGKQKPVDLLDILKHTGYGHLWIIQDGLKPDEERLVPLVQVGNKAEPVEDRLRRWIEQMEHQGKPTYCVIPDPNLLVRAGWK, encoded by the coding sequence TTGTATGGAGCTCCTCCGCTTGAGTACGCAGGAAGAGAGCTGAGAGATTACCTCCCGGAATCCATCCTGAGAGAGGAGAGGCTCATCCCCCTCATACCTCCCCCCGGTTTGCCCGAGATAAAGGACGTGGCTGGAGCCTTTTTAAAGGCGGCAACGAGCTCCTCTACGCCGGACAGATGTCCCTCTCTGAAGGAGATTCTGGAAAAGTTCTACAAGGGAGGGGCTGTGGCGATCATCGTTGACGACCACACGAGAACCAACCACCACACACGTCTCCTCCTGCCCCATCTCCTCAACTTCCTCCTTTCATACGGAGTGGGGAGGGAGAGCATCAGGCTGGTAGTAGCCACTGGAACTCACAGGGCCCCCCTGGAAAAAGAAATGCCCGGAATTCTGGGCTCCGCCTGGCCGGAGTACAGGGACAATGTCGTAATCCACAACGACAAAAAGGGGCTGGCGAGGGTTGGTACCCTCGACGACGGGTCCGTGGTCGAGGTGAACAATACCGTTTTCAGCTCGGAGGTCTGCATCCCCCTCAATGACCTCGAGTACCACTACTTCGCAGGCATCGCCGGCGGGCCAAAGCAGATATGCCCCGGCGTCTGCGGGGCCGAGATAATACGAATAGAACACCTCAAAATGTTCGGCGAACTCGGCTTCGCGCCCGGGGTCGAGAGCGGCTCGGCGGACGGGAACCCGGTGTTCGAGTACAAGAAAAAGGTCGTGGGCATGTTCCTCGACGAGATGAGAAAGAAGGGGAGATGGGTATACGCACTGACTGCGGTGATGGATCCCGAGGCGCGCCTCGTCTGGCTCGAGGGCGGTGACCTGATAGAAACCCACAGGAGAGCCTTCGATGCGCTTGGAAAAGTGTACATCGCAAGAGTCAGGGAGCCGGCAGACGTCGTCATCATAAGCGCCCGCCAGACTGGAATCAACCTCTACCAATCGGGAAAGGCGTATAACGCAGCCAAGAAAGCGGTCAAGAAGGGCGGCCACATCCTTCTTCTCTCGGAGTGCCGGGACGGTTTCGGTAATGAGGAGTTCAAGGGGCTGATGGCTGTCTCCGCGCCCATTTTCCATGAACTAGAGGCCCGGCTTGGGAGCACCGGAGAGGAAGAGGCCGAAAGGCTGAAGAATGAGTACATAGACAGGGCGATGCGCGAGACTCAGAGGGTGGTAATGTCGGACTTCAAAATAGGGAAGCAGAAGCCCGTGGACCTTCTTGACATCCTTAAGCACACTGGCTACGGGCATCTATGGATTATTCAGGATGGCCTAAAGCCGGATGAGGAAAGGCTTGTGCCGCTCGTGCAGGTAGGTAATAAAGCCGAGCCTGTAGAAGATAGACTCAGGCGCTGGATAGAGCAGATGGAGCACCAGGGTAAGCCCACCTACTGCGTCATTCCCGACCCGAACCTACTTGTGAGAGCGGGCTGGAAGTAG
- a CDS encoding AAA family ATPase → MVLKRLKSSESIPNEPKRGPMKVLLIAGMPGAGKSEAVKVAEEMGVPVVRMGDLVREEVASRGFDLNRTNLASVASAARKKLGADIWARRTLPRIPRAPLVVIDGCRSLEEANFFRRTLGRSIFIVGIHASPRSRWKRLRERARRDDPKTPEEFRERDRQELEWGLGDVIATADVMVVNEGRKGALRAQMRALLLGPISADVSLKTETTFVEVE, encoded by the coding sequence TTGGTCCTCAAAAGGTTAAAAAGTTCGGAGAGCATTCCAAACGAACCGAAGCGTGGACCAATGAAGGTGCTGTTGATAGCTGGAATGCCGGGAGCCGGCAAGTCGGAGGCTGTGAAGGTGGCGGAGGAGATGGGAGTCCCGGTAGTGCGGATGGGGGACCTTGTTAGGGAGGAGGTGGCTAGCCGGGGCTTCGACCTCAATAGGACGAATCTGGCCAGTGTGGCCTCAGCCGCGCGTAAGAAGCTCGGGGCGGACATATGGGCCCGGCGTACTCTGCCTAGAATTCCCCGGGCCCCTCTCGTGGTGATAGACGGTTGCAGGAGCCTTGAAGAGGCGAATTTCTTCCGGCGGACCCTCGGCCGCTCCATATTTATCGTGGGAATTCATGCCTCCCCGCGCTCGAGGTGGAAGCGCCTTAGGGAGAGAGCCCGAAGGGACGACCCGAAAACCCCGGAGGAGTTCAGGGAGAGGGATAGGCAGGAGCTGGAGTGGGGCCTAGGAGATGTTATCGCTACCGCCGACGTTATGGTTGTAAACGAGGGCCGAAAGGGCGCCCTCCGGGCCCAGATGCGCGCGCTGCTCTTGGGCCCAATCTCAGCTGACGTGTCGCTCAAGACAGAAACCACCTTTGTAGAAGTAGAATAG
- a CDS encoding right-handed parallel beta-helix repeat-containing protein — MKGVGGVDRLPRGVLWALLFVPIVAALIVLSLPASASNDPPPGGGTVSGDWTVEDARAYDGCTITLRGNLTVLSTGKLELNGAKIRLDCASHGDFGIEVKSGGELKLRAGAVIEPVGEQRYRFIVREGGAMNATDATIKGCGWTWGESGEKAGLYVLSELCGFARTTFTNSYYGVLVRGASPLFKECGFVSNTYGAGLINSSAAFENCTFRSNAHGANLEGSPAAFRNCTFYYQSAFGILAYASPIQVSGCDLAYSTAGHIVLMQSEASVSGCTMREGAYGVYVAQGSPAISNCTFTADRYGIYLYKSGASVRDCVMDSCTWYGVAGYYGAPEISRCKVTRTGYSSVDGQCYGTGALAVFSDMKFSDCIFQQNYQGVECRNSRPGFVNVTARENAIGVNSLTSTVNMTACVFSDNTQAGVFINYFSGGSVRRCGFIGGKIGLYAEYFSTPEVSNCTFSGCREGLRASGCDRGMVVRECTFDNDSTGIVLDGGGPQILSNTFISCSNHSLLGMGSSPEIRNNIFSSSTFDSVTLTDSGGRLANNTFKGNGGAGLYCVDSTTEVENNTFTGNSGSAIYCYGKRCSPRVHHNLLAGNELGIALSGGAGGEYWCNTLVGNRVMGFSISASVGIIHNNNISGSERGISCLYGSAPSVYENEIHGCEGGISCHVSSDAVVWKNRLWNNTRFGVSVIGSSPVLVENFIEGGLDGIAVDDCSGGGVMISLCSLRNATDGLRAENSSLELRGCTFSGNSHFGVYLYSSDAVLSQCRFEHNAGGACGDGGSVRAVECEFVDNNGSALQLENARAWVERCLFERNGDGVLDVGGSTLQVIDGQYRDNLGYAIHCGEGTVGDWRIVSSSSLTAERVKLAGNLTVSSGAFLRLTNVTLFMALRYSGQYAILVEDEGRLEFIDGCTVAAIPPSSKYHFRILRGGALTFTDGVLQDCGEDWGAAGESGGLNLLSDNVTLCNVAFINCTHGLIANGIRASFSGLSFSHCRVALVAVASSLRVENSSIYLSGYLDLDLQQGSRLVTLNTTFTRSKVRLAGPGTYLEVIWLLNVNAAWQTRVPVERGQILLIDAEGRSLFAGLTDERGWLLGIQVIEYVQTAQDRREKNPYKLSVRFADVSTSVERTFEASETIYVILNDLQPPQIELMNPPDGALLNYTPVLVTGLAADYETGLALVEASEDGRVWAEVRGLEQWSFSFALSDGHYTLYIRATDAAGNRAICLLNVTVDTQITLLEITEPQEGEVTRERAVSVRGLTEVDAKILVNGRRALLYNGAFCVTVELSEGANTILVSALDAAGNSATITRTVFLDTVPPFIDIASPLNGSYTPISEARLYGRTEPGARVLVEGREVLCINGVFSEILPLPAPDNFINITVIDSAGNTNSTVLELHVDTETPDILIGSPICGFRTAKRNVTINGTTEPFALISTGEAMTVAGPDGAFALNIDLLPGNNTIILRAADRAGNENTLVWFIVRTKREARTPSPWVETIATVALVLALENALIYVLRRRGRGRRRVESPPLATTRMGGGEPAEAMPWKGPVDYQEEAPPEAQPVEWEEERSTSSERGRGV; from the coding sequence ATGAAGGGGGTGGGAGGGGTGGATAGGCTCCCGAGAGGCGTGCTTTGGGCTTTACTTTTCGTCCCCATTGTGGCCGCTCTCATTGTCCTGTCCCTCCCTGCCAGCGCGTCCAACGACCCCCCTCCAGGCGGCGGCACCGTCAGCGGCGACTGGACGGTCGAGGACGCGAGGGCCTACGACGGGTGCACAATCACCCTCCGAGGCAATCTGACGGTCTTGTCAACTGGAAAGCTAGAGCTGAATGGGGCCAAGATTAGACTCGATTGCGCCTCACATGGTGATTTCGGAATAGAAGTGAAAAGCGGGGGCGAGCTGAAGCTTCGCGCCGGTGCGGTCATCGAGCCCGTTGGCGAACAGCGCTACCGATTCATCGTACGCGAGGGCGGGGCGATGAACGCCACCGACGCCACCATCAAGGGCTGCGGCTGGACGTGGGGGGAGAGCGGCGAGAAAGCGGGCCTCTACGTGCTCTCCGAGCTCTGCGGCTTCGCTCGGACCACCTTTACAAACTCCTACTACGGGGTCTTGGTCCGGGGGGCGTCGCCTTTGTTCAAAGAGTGCGGCTTCGTGTCCAACACATACGGCGCGGGTCTCATTAACTCATCTGCGGCCTTCGAGAATTGCACATTCAGGTCCAACGCCCACGGCGCCAATCTAGAAGGCAGTCCTGCCGCCTTCAGAAATTGCACATTCTACTACCAATCTGCATTCGGCATCCTGGCCTATGCATCACCAATCCAGGTCAGCGGATGCGACCTCGCATACAGCACCGCGGGCCACATCGTGCTGATGCAGAGCGAAGCCAGCGTCTCGGGGTGCACGATGAGAGAGGGGGCGTACGGGGTATATGTAGCTCAGGGGAGCCCCGCAATATCCAACTGCACCTTCACAGCCGACCGCTACGGCATATATCTCTATAAGAGCGGCGCCTCCGTAAGGGACTGCGTCATGGACAGCTGTACCTGGTATGGTGTGGCGGGCTACTACGGCGCGCCGGAGATATCCCGCTGCAAAGTCACGCGCACAGGCTACTCCTCCGTCGATGGACAGTGCTATGGAACAGGCGCTCTGGCAGTCTTCTCGGATATGAAGTTCAGTGACTGCATATTCCAGCAGAACTATCAGGGCGTCGAGTGCCGCAACTCGAGGCCGGGCTTTGTCAACGTTACCGCCCGGGAGAACGCCATCGGCGTCAACTCCTTGACCAGCACAGTGAACATGACCGCGTGCGTGTTCTCGGACAACACGCAGGCGGGGGTCTTCATCAACTATTTCTCCGGCGGGAGCGTGAGAAGGTGCGGCTTCATCGGGGGGAAAATCGGCCTCTATGCCGAATACTTCTCGACCCCGGAGGTCTCGAACTGCACATTCTCAGGGTGCCGGGAGGGCCTGCGCGCGAGCGGCTGCGACCGGGGAATGGTGGTGAGGGAGTGCACCTTCGACAACGATTCCACGGGTATCGTCCTGGACGGAGGCGGCCCCCAGATTCTTTCTAACACCTTTATCTCCTGCAGCAACCACTCGCTGCTCGGCATGGGCTCCTCGCCCGAAATAAGGAACAACATATTCTCCTCATCCACATTCGATAGCGTGACCCTTACGGACTCCGGAGGCAGGCTTGCAAATAACACCTTCAAAGGGAATGGAGGCGCGGGCCTGTATTGCGTCGATTCCACAACCGAAGTCGAGAACAACACCTTCACCGGGAACTCCGGTAGCGCAATCTATTGCTACGGAAAGCGTTGCAGCCCCCGCGTCCACCACAACCTGCTCGCCGGCAACGAGCTCGGGATTGCACTCTCGGGTGGTGCAGGTGGAGAGTACTGGTGCAACACTCTTGTGGGGAACAGGGTTATGGGGTTCTCGATAAGCGCCTCAGTGGGAATTATTCACAACAACAACATCTCTGGCAGCGAGCGTGGAATCTCCTGCCTATACGGTTCCGCACCCTCCGTCTACGAGAACGAAATCCACGGGTGTGAGGGCGGAATCTCGTGCCATGTCTCCTCCGACGCCGTGGTCTGGAAAAATAGGCTGTGGAACAATACGAGGTTCGGGGTATCGGTCATCGGCTCCTCTCCCGTGCTCGTCGAGAACTTCATCGAGGGTGGCCTTGACGGAATAGCGGTGGACGACTGCTCGGGTGGGGGGGTCATGATTTCGCTATGCAGTCTTAGGAACGCCACCGACGGCCTCAGGGCAGAGAACAGCAGCCTGGAGCTCAGGGGCTGCACATTCAGCGGTAACTCCCACTTCGGGGTCTACCTTTACAGCTCCGACGCCGTTCTATCACAATGCAGGTTCGAGCATAATGCCGGCGGCGCCTGCGGCGACGGCGGGAGTGTGAGAGCGGTCGAGTGCGAGTTCGTTGACAACAACGGCTCGGCACTTCAGCTCGAGAATGCCAGAGCATGGGTCGAGAGGTGCCTTTTTGAGCGGAATGGGGACGGCGTGCTCGATGTTGGTGGCTCGACCCTCCAAGTAATCGACGGACAGTACAGGGATAACCTCGGATACGCTATTCACTGCGGCGAGGGCACGGTCGGCGACTGGAGAATCGTATCAAGCTCCTCCTTGACCGCCGAGAGAGTGAAGCTTGCAGGAAACCTGACGGTCTCGAGCGGGGCGTTCCTACGGCTGACGAACGTGACGCTCTTTATGGCGCTTCGATATTCCGGACAGTACGCTATTCTTGTCGAGGACGAAGGCCGTTTGGAGTTCATCGACGGCTGCACGGTCGCAGCCATTCCTCCATCAAGCAAGTACCACTTCAGGATCCTCCGTGGAGGGGCCCTGACCTTCACGGATGGAGTCCTCCAAGACTGCGGAGAGGACTGGGGGGCGGCTGGAGAGTCCGGAGGCCTGAACCTCCTGAGCGACAACGTCACTCTGTGTAATGTGGCCTTCATAAACTGCACCCACGGCCTGATAGCCAACGGAATCAGGGCGAGCTTCTCTGGCCTTAGCTTCTCCCACTGCCGCGTTGCTCTTGTGGCCGTGGCCTCCTCGCTCAGGGTCGAGAACAGCTCGATATACCTCTCCGGATATCTTGATCTGGACCTCCAACAGGGCTCGAGACTGGTGACGCTCAACACGACATTCACCAGAAGCAAGGTCAGGCTAGCCGGCCCCGGCACCTACCTCGAGGTTATCTGGCTCCTGAATGTGAATGCTGCTTGGCAGACCAGGGTTCCCGTTGAGAGGGGCCAGATTCTACTCATCGACGCGGAGGGGCGTTCGCTCTTCGCCGGCCTCACCGACGAGCGGGGCTGGCTGCTCGGAATTCAGGTCATCGAGTACGTCCAGACAGCGCAGGACAGAAGGGAGAAGAACCCCTATAAACTGAGTGTCCGCTTCGCAGACGTCTCTACTTCGGTTGAAAGAACTTTCGAAGCCAGCGAGACCATTTACGTCATCCTAAACGACTTGCAGCCCCCCCAGATAGAGCTCATGAACCCCCCGGATGGCGCCCTCCTGAACTACACCCCTGTTCTTGTAACGGGGCTCGCGGCGGACTACGAGACGGGTCTCGCCCTCGTCGAGGCCAGCGAGGACGGACGCGTCTGGGCTGAGGTGAGGGGTCTGGAGCAGTGGAGCTTTTCCTTTGCGCTTTCGGACGGCCACTATACACTGTATATAAGGGCAACCGACGCTGCTGGAAATCGCGCTATTTGTCTCTTAAATGTGACCGTGGACACGCAGATCACACTCCTCGAAATCACCGAACCCCAAGAGGGTGAGGTCACGCGTGAGAGGGCAGTATCCGTCAGGGGGCTCACGGAGGTGGACGCAAAAATTCTGGTCAATGGAAGGCGCGCACTCCTATACAATGGCGCATTCTGTGTCACGGTGGAGCTCTCGGAGGGCGCGAACACTATACTGGTCTCCGCTCTGGACGCGGCGGGCAACTCGGCCACCATCACCCGAACGGTGTTTCTCGATACCGTGCCTCCCTTCATCGACATCGCCAGTCCGCTGAACGGGAGTTACACCCCCATCTCCGAAGCACGGCTTTACGGGAGGACGGAGCCGGGTGCGAGGGTGCTCGTGGAAGGGAGGGAGGTACTCTGCATCAACGGTGTGTTTTCAGAGATTCTCCCCCTTCCTGCCCCGGATAACTTTATAAATATAACTGTAATCGACTCCGCTGGCAACACCAACTCGACGGTGCTCGAGCTCCATGTGGATACCGAAACCCCCGATATATTAATCGGCTCGCCCATCTGTGGTTTCAGGACGGCGAAGCGAAATGTGACTATCAACGGCACAACTGAGCCCTTCGCCCTGATCTCGACAGGGGAGGCCATGACCGTTGCGGGCCCGGACGGCGCATTTGCACTGAATATAGACTTACTACCCGGTAACAACACGATTATCCTGAGGGCGGCGGATAGGGCCGGGAACGAGAACACATTGGTCTGGTTTATTGTGAGGACTAAGCGAGAGGCAAGAACCCCGTCACCATGGGTCGAGACCATCGCTACGGTGGCCCTCGTCCTCGCGCTCGAGAACGCCTTAATTTACGTGCTCCGGCGGAGGGGTCGCGGACGGCGGCGCGTTGAGAGCCCACCGCTCGCCACAACACGCATGGGAGGGGGCGAGCCAGCGGAAGCGATGCCGTGGAAAGGGCCGGTCGACTATCAGGAAGAGGCTCCGCCCGAAGCTCAGCCTGTGGAGTGGGAGGAGGAGCGCTCGACCTCATCTGAACGGGGCCGAGGAGTTTGA